Proteins co-encoded in one Candidatus Methylomirabilota bacterium genomic window:
- a CDS encoding heavy metal-responsive transcriptional regulator: protein MNGGLKIGQLARQVGVTAKAIRFYEAKRVLPRPTRGANGYRLYGQDAVETLTFVKQAAGLGLTLAEIREIIAIRQGGGPPCAHVRRLLQDKAQELDRKLRDLIDMRRQIRRSLAAWSRASRRRAAVCPHIEGHRAAASRAPLE, encoded by the coding sequence GTGAACGGCGGGTTGAAGATCGGCCAACTGGCGCGGCAGGTGGGCGTCACCGCCAAGGCGATCCGGTTCTACGAGGCCAAGCGCGTGCTGCCACGGCCGACGAGGGGCGCCAACGGCTACCGCCTCTATGGTCAGGACGCCGTGGAGACGCTGACCTTCGTCAAGCAGGCGGCGGGGCTCGGGCTCACGCTGGCAGAGATCCGGGAGATCATCGCCATCCGCCAGGGTGGAGGGCCGCCGTGCGCGCACGTCCGCCGCTTGCTCCAGGACAAGGCGCAAGAACTGGACCGCAAGCTCCGGGACTTGATCGACATGCGACGGCAGATCCGCCGGAGCCTCGCGGCGTGGAGCCGCGCCAGCCGGCGGCGCGCCGCGGTGTGCCCGCACATCGAGGGGCATCGCGCGGCGGCGTCGCGCGCACCCCTTGAATGA
- a CDS encoding cation transporter: MEQLELRVNGMTCTGCEQRIQRALAQVDGVVRSAADHRAGKVKVVFDPARTSAQAVQARIKQAGYEVA; encoded by the coding sequence ATGGAACAGTTGGAGCTTCGCGTGAATGGGATGACCTGCACGGGGTGTGAGCAGCGGATCCAGCGAGCGCTCGCGCAGGTTGACGGCGTCGTGCGGAGCGCAGCCGATCACCGCGCCGGGAAGGTCAAGGTCGTCTTCGACCCGGCTCGCACGTCGGCGCAGGCGGTGCAAGCCCGCATCAAGCAGGCCGGTTACGAGGTGGCGTGA